A region of the Cyprinus carpio isolate SPL01 chromosome A14, ASM1834038v1, whole genome shotgun sequence genome:
GAGGACTAACAGATAACAGTAAAGTGCTTATTGAATTGACTGACATTAATGACAATGCACCTGTTATAAGCGTTATCTCATTTTCCAGTCCCATTCCAGAGGACTCCACCCCAGACACAGTTATTGCAATGCTCAACATTAAAGATATAGACTCCGGTAAAAACGGACAATTTAAATGCTTCGTTaattcagatttgccatttcGCATTAAATCTTCTTCCTCAAATTTCTACACTTTAGTTACTGATCAGATTTTAGACCGtgaaaaaatgtctgaatataaTATCACAATAACAGCTATTGATGAGGGCTTGCCTTCATTCTCTACTAATAAAACACTGACTCTAAAAATCTCTGATGTTAATGACAACGCCCCTGTGTTTCAGCGTCAGTCATACACCGCGTATGTGATGGAAAATAATTCGCCCGGAGTCTCTGTTTTATCTGTTAAAGCGCATGACAAAGACTCAGGCAATAACGCGCGTATTTCATATTTTCTAGAGGATATTCTTGTGAATGGTGTCTCTGCATCGACGTTTATTTCAGTGAATGCAGAGAGCGGAGAGATTCTTGCTGTCCGTTCGTTTGATTATGAGCAAACAAAAGAATTTAACATTCGCGTAAAAGCGCAGGATGGAGGCTCCCCTCCTCTCAGCAGCAACGTGAGCGTGAAAATAATGATTCAGGACCAAAATGACAACGCGCCTCAGGTTCTGTATCCGGTCCAGTCAGGCGCTTCTGTGGTGGCTGAAATAGTGCCTCGTTCGGCAGATGTGGGTTATCTGGTGACTAAAGTGGTGGCTGTTGATGTGGACTCTGGACAGAATGCCTGGCTCTCATATAAACTGCAGAAAGCCACAGACAGGGCACTGTTTGAAGTGGGCTCACAGAATGGAGAAATAAGAACTGTACGCCAAGTTACAGATAAAGATGCTGTGAAACAAAGACTCACTGTTGTAGTAGAGGACAACGGGCAGCCCTCTCGATCAGCTACAGTCAATGTTAACGTGGCGGTGGCGGACAGTTTTCCTGAAGTGCTCTCGGAGTTCACTGATTTTCCGCACGACAAGGACTACAACGACAACCTGACTTTCTATCTGGTCTTGGCCTTGGCTGTAGTTTCGTTTCTCTTCATCGTGTCTATCATCGCCATACTGTCAGTCAAATGCTACAGATGGAGACGCGAGCGGATTTTTTACAAATCTGGAGCGAATCTTCCAGTTATTCCGTATTATCCGCCTCTTTACGCAGATGTAGGGGGCACAGGAACTCTAAAGCAAGTGTTTAATTATGATATATGTGGCACTACCGACTCAAGAAAGAGCGATCTGAAATTTGTTCGTCCTTGTAGTCAGAGCATCATTAGTTTGGACAACGATGGAACACAGACTCTCACCCACATTCAGGAGCATGAAAAAATATCCAGAAATACAGATAATCAGGTGAGGTTTGAGGAATGAGATTGTGTATGATTTAATTGCTTAATTCCGTTTTGTTCATGCtgcatcttaaaatataattttatttagtaatgtgTTAAAATGTGCCCATAATAAACACATCGTGTATGGGAGCCTGTGGAGTTTCATGCATTTTTCCTTAATTTTTCCTTTAACTTTCCACAAGAGactttttgtctgtttaaaaGTGAATATAAGTTTCGTCTTGATTTGAAAAGAAACCGTGTGTTTCTCTCCACTGTAGGTTATTGACAATGATGTGCGTAAAAGTGGATGTTGCCAATTGGACCTTGCTCCAAGTACCACCGTTTTCTTAGCTCTCATAAAGCACACGTGACAAGCATTTTGCAGTTCTTGGATTGAACCCTAAGCGTCGCTGTTGGTTGATAAGGTAGATCTGTCTGATTTTATGCCTCATACACGCCTTCCGTGCCACTTTCGAAGGGGTTGTGCATTTAGTACAAAGCCGTACGCACAGCAAAAACTGGACGATGCTTTTAACAGGCTGTGttcttgctttgttttatttttagttttcgctttaatatctttattattattattattatcttttctgCGCTATCGTgtggatattttatatatttttggtgaGACATTAATTAAAGCGCCGCCATCAACATGAGAAAGAAGGATTGTCATTCTACATGGCCGCCGTGTATTATCCTGTTCTTGGTACACTTTCTCTATGGTGCGTATGGACAGGTCCGCTACTCCGTGCCAGAGGAGATGGCACCCGGTTCATTCGTCGGAGACATAGTTAAAGACCTAGGTCTTGAGCTTAAAAGGCTGACAACGGGGAAAGCGCGGATCTTTACAGCAGGTGGCCGCGAATATGTTGCGCTGGACCGAGAGAAAGGGCTAATCATTATTAAGGAGAGAATCGACAGGGAGCTTTTGTGCGCTGGTGCCGTATCCGCATGCAGTCTGAGCTTTGAAGTCATCTTGGAAAACCCCATCGAGCTCTATCGCATCACCATAGAAATACTGGATGTTAATGACAACAGTCCTGCGTTTCCAAGAGGTGAAATTACATTGGAAATAAGCGAGTCTGCTTCCACAGGAGCGCGTTTTACTGTGGATAGCGCAGTTGATCCAGATGTCGGCATTAACAGTATTCAGAGTTATTCAGTTCATCCTACTGATCACTTTACCCTAAAGACACAAAGTCGATCTGGCAGTGGTAAAAATGTAGAGCTTGTTTTGCAAACTCATTTAGACAGAGAAAAACAAGACCATTTGTATTTGACCATAAGTGCTACAGATGGAGGTAACCCCAAACGCTCTGGCACGGTAAAAATACACATCATTGTTCTAGATATAAATGACAACGCTCCAGTTTTTCAAAAGGATAAATACAGAATATCTGTCCCAGAAAACACCGTAAAAGGAGTCTTGCTGGTTACTGTTAATGCTACCGATGCGGATTCTGTCTCAAATGCACAGATTGGATATTATTTCGAGCACACCACACCCAAAATCCGAGACCTGTTTTCTGTCGACCCGTCCAGCGGTGAAATAAGATTGATTGGTGAGCTCGATTTTGAGGAGTCTGCTAtacatgaatttaaaattcaAGCCAAAGATCAGGGGGGGTTATCAGATTCCTCTGAGGTGATTGTGGAAGTTACAGACATAAATGATAACTCACCAAAAATTACGCTTATGTCTTTTTCAAATAGCATACCTGAAAATTCACCTCTTGGAACCGTAGTGGCCATGATAAATATACAGGACAGCGATTCTGAAGAAAATGGAAagattacttgttttatttacagagACCTTCCTTTTAAAATCGAATCATCTTTGATTAATTATTACAGTATCGTCACGGACTCCGAGCTAGACAGAGAAAACGTACCTGAATATAACATTACCATCACAGCGAAAGATAGCGGCACTCCTTCATTGTTAAGTAAAAAGATTTTAAACGTAAAGATCACTGATGTAAATGATCACGCACCGCAGTTTGAGCAAGATTCATATAATGCGTATGTGATGGAGAATAATTCTCCATCTCTGTCTTTGTTCAGTGTTAAAGCGCATGATGCAGATTTGGGAGCGAACGCACGCGTATCGTACTTTATTTCAGATAATGGTTTAAACGGCACACCAATTTCGTCATTAGTTTCTATCAACTCTGACAGTGGGACTGTTTATGCAACAAAATCGTTTGATTATGAACAATTAAAGTCTTTTGCAATCACAGTGAAAGCGCAGGACGGAGGCTCCCCTCCTCTCAGCAGCAACGTGAGCGTGAAAATAATGATTCAGGACCAGAATGACAACGCGCCTCAGGTTCTGTATCCGGTCCAGTCAGGCGCTTCTGTGGTGGCTGAAATAGTGCCTCGTTCTGCAGATGTGGGTTATCTGGTTACTAAAGTGGTGGCTGTTGATGTGGACTCTGGACAGAATGCCTGGCTCTCATATAAACTGCAGAAAGCCACAGACAGGGCACTGTTTGAAGTGGGCttacagaatggagaaataagAACTGTACGCCAAGTGACAGATAAAGATGCTGTGAAACAAAGACTCACTGTTGTAGTAGAGGACAACGGGCAGCCCTCTCGATCAGCTACAGTCAATGTTAACGTGGCGGTGGCGGACAGCTTTCCTGAAGTGCTCTCGGAGTTCACTGACTTTACGCATGACAAGCACTACAACGACAACCTGACTTTCTATCTGGTCTTGGCCTTGGCTGTAGTTTCGTTTCTCTTTATCGTGTCTATCATTGCCATACTCTCAGTCAAATGCTACAGATGGAGACGCGAGAGAATGTTTTATAAATCTGGAGCGAATCTTCCAGTTATTCCTTATTATCCGCCTCTTTACGCAGACGTAGGGGGCACAGGAACTTTACAGCACGTGTACAATTATGAGGTGTGTGGCACTACTGACTCCAGAAAGAGTGATCTGAAGTTTCTGCGGCCCTCTAGTCAAAGTGTTTTAAACTTTGACTTGAGTGACACCAGAACTGTGCCAAATCAAAACAGGAGTACAGAAGATCCAGATGTTAGTGCAGAGGTGAGATTTCTTTGTGACTTGTACAGTATTGTTTACAGTTACCCTTAGTATTTATACAGAATCCTTTTTCCTTTCTAAAGTTGCTTTTCTTCATTATGTTTGCTCAGTGTGTTTGAATCAActgacatttttgtgatttttaatggaTGTATGAAGTTGGTTTTCTCCAAGTACACAGGTGTGATAGCAGAGGAACCACAGGTGTAGAGAATCACATTAACTGTGGACATGATCCAATAGTACTTAACAAACACAGTGGTTTTTTACTATAAATCTATTGATTTTATTGTGCCTTTTCCATTTTCgtcttaaaattgtattttatgacattcatacatttttgtgtgCCTTTAGTGTCTAAATACTTTTGGAGCAACTGTATGTTCATAGAAAAATTCAATGGCATATAAACGGAATCTCTCCATTAGAATGTTTTAGCTGTTGTCAGGAGGAGAAAACAGGAAATGCGCTCTGATCTCACACACTGCAGAGTCGTGGGGGAGGGGTTGTGTGCTGAGAAGCGAGTCAAGGGTAATGCAGCAAAATCCAAACTGAATCTTTGTTTTCATCAGATGATGAATAACTTGCCACGCAATGGAATGCAAGCTCTGATATCTTGCATTCTCAAATATGTCAGATTTTGTTTCATGTAGGAGACTCTGATGGTTCAAAGGGCAGTAatgcagaggagagagagagatgaaggagGAGGACTAGTGCTGCAGAAAGAACAGGGACACTGCACACTATTTTTTCACTCACTGACCCATtttctccttcacacacacattattgtCCTGATCATACAgtggcaataaaataaatactgatacTCAGATCGTGTGAATGATTTTCAGGAGAAGAGGCAAATATTTGATGCTAAACAAGATGAAACAGGATGCTTTTTTTAAGATGGAACAACTATAAGAACATCTGTAAAGCTGCACAATGCAGTGACTGCAGGCAAGGCAGACATACAGTTTAGAATATGAAGTATGAATATCAATTTtattatacatgtaaaaaaaaaaaaaaaaaaaaaaaaaaaaaaaggctgaatttGTATACCATTGTGGACAACACACATAACtatcacaaatgcagaaaaaaaacttgGAGACTTAGAAATGGAGACTTAAACATGTCTTTCTCTGCTCTTGCcatcaaaacatacagtaaacaaacatacacacggTGAATTACCAGTAGCTTCACTTGGATGTCCGGTTCCACTCTGAAATGCATCAATGCGGAAGTAAATTTGCATCTTGGGAGTCATTTCAGGTTGACTTCAACTTTATAGATtgtatattttggtttattttccaGTGTACCCTACTGGCTTCTCTTTAATAGACTCATTATCAGTTGTGGAGCCTCTGTTCTCTGCAGCATATTAAAGAAGAGACATGTGGTAGTCAGATGTGCTGCTTGATTACGGaaactgatactaaaataaccattttagtgacattttcctttcatttttcttaaattaaaatttgtcttaaatgtctttagtgtctgCCTGAATTATGGGCAAAGTCAATCATGCACAGACATGTTTGTGTGTGGCGGGCACATCTGCAATTCTTTGGTTGTGACTGTGTGAACCGCTAAACTCTTTGCCTTTTGGTGTCCCACATCTGGCCTTCATTTCTCTAATCTTCAGTTCCTGGACCTATTAGTGCCTTTTCTTTAATGTACATCATAAATCCACATGCTCTTGAGCTTTGGGAGCTGTTTCCTCACAAATCGCTGAAATGAGCTTCTTGCTTCAAAGCGTTCTTAATTGTCAGATCACAGTTGTGTAAAAGCCAATATGAAAGGTCAAGGACactgttttatatgtaaaatggTCAAGATCACCTTTGTATCCTATGTTCGGCTTTATTTTTGCCTGACTTGTCTTGAATTTAAAAACTTACACATTGGGCACGTAGGATCTGACTGACTGTACTTTTTTTGACTGTAATGCTCTctttgagatgtgtgtgtttaattagctTTACATAGAAAATGTTATTCCTAAAGTATAAATTACAGCTATCAAAGTCAGGTGTTTAaaagcttaaaatgtatttatatcagtATGTTTGAGTATGTTCATATTTTGCTGTGGTTACAGCAAAAGGGAAGCATTTAAGGTCTTTTTTTGCTAGAAAAATAGTTTGTTACTTGTCTCTTGAGCATCTTTAAATTAATTCTTATAACTAGTTCCTGCTTTATTTTCTCTCCTTTTCTGCTTCTCCCTTTGATGCAGCAGTGCATCTCTCCTTAGGAAATATGTCTCTCGTGAGCTTTGTGAACGTGTGGCTCTCAAACAGATTAATACAGGATGATCGTTGATTCTGAGAGGAATGCTTTTATTTGAAGCGCGCAAACTCTTGCATACATGTGACACAGATCATACAGAGTCATGCTGGCTCGGGGCTTCCATGTACATCATTCTGTGTGAGTTTGTGcgtattgttttgtgtgtttttgcagcgtgtgtgtgtgtgtgtgtgtgtgtgtgtgtgtgtgtgtgtgtgtgtgtcttcattcTGCAGCATGCTGATCCTCTGAAAGGATTAAACAGGGTTTATCAAGGCCAGTGAGAcagtagaacacacacacacatacagtgaccTGTGTCTACAGACAGTAAACTAAAGCTACATGGCAAGGCCATTTAtactaattgtatttatatatatatatatatatatatatatatatatatatatatatatatatatatatatatatatatatatgaatatgggTCATATCTTGATGTTTGACTTTTTTCTGTTGATTTCAGATACAAGTATAACTGtttagcataaaaaaaattaaagtaatataatGTCTTATTGTATGACTAAATCATCTCTCTATACAAGGGTAGCTTTGTTTCCTTCATGTCTATTTCTCTCTTCCTGACTATTATTTCTCACCTTCCACTCTCCGTCTGCACCTCCCTGCAGTCTTTGTCTGATGCATTTATGTGTTCTGCACAGTGGTATGTGAGTGTgcaaaaaacaccccaaaacatGCATATGTTCTTACCACAAGCCCCTAAATTCTGCCCTTAGTCACACTGATTATATTTCTAGCTTTGTTTGGTATGTTATATGAGAGCTTATGTTTGTGCATAAATGAGAGATGATGGTCATTTCCAATGTTGTTTTTGTGGAGGATAAATATGCTTTGTTCTGTGcttataaatgtgtataaatgcCCTCTGTTTTCTCCTCTCATGGTGTTCCCCCACTTCTGGCCCATTTTCCATCCCTTAGTGGGATGGTGTTGCCACAGCAACAGGCTGACTCATGGGCAGGCCTGTACCATTATTCTTGAGTCCACAGGGGGGCAGTGAAAGGTTCAGAGCTGGTTGTGATGTAGTGAGGTGCTGCTAAAGGCCTCTGACACCCCTATTATAGATGGAGGCATGCAGTGGGCAGAGATTCTGGTTTAATGTGTTGGGGGAAGGgacaagtgtgtgtctgtgtgtttttatagAGAGCATGATTGTATCAGTGAGAGTTggaattctgttctttttaatttctgtattttcttcATGGTtctttgaataattattttacaataatattttatttccacCCCCAGTATACAGTATAAGAGCATggactgttatttttttcttctaattggTCATGTAATTGgtccatatatataatatatatatatatatatatatatatatatatatatataatatatatatattaataaaatgaattataaaaaaataaaacatacatggactgttatttttttcttcaaataattagcacattatttaaatattttgaggaATTATACATTGTTCACATCTTCATGTCTctaataaaatgatgttttacaAAATAGATCACTAGAGATAACCTCTGTACACTCTGAACATTATTTGCCATTGCAATTTCTTTCTGTAATGTCATCTGCAGTTATGATggatgagatgtgtgtgtgtgtgtgagagagagcgataTGAAGAAGGTTTGAATTATTAATATCTGAAGCTGCTGCTCATCAGAGGAGTTtctcagcatgtttttttttttctttcatttatatctctgtctaacaaacaaaaaataatgtgtttctgtTCTCACTGAAGTATCTTGAGACCTGATAAAAGTCTCAGACTGAAGGGTGTGGTGAGTATGAGGCTCCTGCACACATCTGCTGTTGCATCACTTTAATCagttctgtttcttcttcttcttcttcttctttttcatgtTCTTGTTGCTGCTGATGCTGTGATATCATCTTCTCCTGCTAATGTGTCTGATCCATACACATGTCTGCAAATGAAGGTAAGAAAAGCATTGAAGAACACGCAAACATACACATTTCTCACACCCAAACAGTGTAgatatatgtttgtgtttcttttataaaaaaaaaaataaaagtctaatcatacacacattttattattccacttataaagttaaaaacataGATCTGTTTTAGCAACTCAGATAGTTTGAATTCTTCAATATATGCTACACATCAACAGTTTGGATACACTTGAATTTATGAAtcaatgaatttgtttcttataatcttacctttttttctaaaggttttttttttttttttttaaagcttgtgaTTAGTTCTGTAGACAAATATAAACGGTCAGTgtatttctttacaaaacatttttatttgcttgtttgagTGGATACTTAAGGAAATGTATTATTCAAAGGTTTAGAAAATGCCAATAATAAGGAATGAGTGTCTTAATGTTGACTGGTTGTAAACATTATATTCACAGTAGTCCTCTCATTGTGTCCCCCCCACCCCCGTTCCTCTTCTGACCCATTTTCCAAGCCTTAGTGGATGGAAATATAGGTTACATCACCCTTCCATATATAGGTTACATCACCAGTCGGTTTCTTTGCACCCCACACCCTATAAACCTTATAGAGTGtcacattttgtttaatattttctcattattttcacTTATATTCATTTGTACCATTTTTCTGAGTTTCTGGTGTTTTTGAATACTGtactgttgtatttttaaaagtaccAACCTACATCTGAAACTGATTTAACTTTCGAAAATATACGGAATCTTTAAGATTGTATGTGATAGACTGTACTGTTGTTTGAATCGAGGTTAATTTCATTGGATGAGGAGGTTGTTAACTGGTTTACTGGGAGCTGCTTGGATAACAGATGgagcctgtgtgtgtgcatgtgtgtgtgtgcgtgtgtgtgtgtgtgtgtgtgcgtgcgtgcgtgcgtgcgtgcgtgcgtgcgtgtgtgtgtgtgtcgggtcGGCTGCGTGCAGCAGCAGGCGTTCAGCTGAGTGTCGCTGTCCGCCGCTGTAGTGCTGAAACGGGCTTTTACGTCACCCTCCTTCTCACTGTCTCCAATAGCAACATTTGAGATCCGCTGTCTCTCAACCCCTccagtttgcttttttaaaatagttttatgtttgtttgcaaGTTAAGTTTGttaataagttaaaataagttcttattgtttttgtttcctttatAAATGAATCTGCGGATGCGGTTGTGCTGTTTTCCTCCTGCTGGTGAACTCGTGCGCGCACACCTGCAGTTCATGAAACTTACCACAGGGCGGCAGTAAAGATAACACAGAAACACGTGCAGCTGTCAgtaacattatataatttataatttaacatgCATTCTCAAGAGGTCTACAAATCTATCATCTGTGcgcaaataaagatttatttacaCCAGGTGGCATATAATGCAAATCACCCATTATATTTATAGAAACTACAGAATAGCGAAATGATAATAGTATTAACAAATACTAGGAATGTTATCATGCAGTCTATTTATACACAcaacttttaaacagtttttgtatctttaaagaatcacattttttaaatcacacaatagcaacaacaacaacaaaaaaatttgttACAGTTTGTGATCTGTATAATTCTTAGACATATACAGTGCAAAACGTATTAACTACTATGCAGTTTCTATATCTTTAATGCTTGTAAATATATTGTTgtcattataaaaaattaaacagaattataaatataataaatataattgtatataattataaaaaacacaatagCAAAAATTTTTCTATAAGACAGTAATGTTATCATCCATTTAAATATACAGAaactgtgattattattattattattattattatcattattattattattattattattattatcccattaaagtttttgttgctattattgactaaatataataacaaaatataaaccacttcttttttttaatgtggtgtatctttaatggtaaaataatatttgattggATTAAATTCAGTCTTAGTAGCAGAACTGCACAGACCAAGACATTCATCCAGCCTCTCctcaccagagagagagagaaagaaatgtatTGTTCTGCATAACTCTTTTAGGCAGGGAAAAGATACCTGATTATTTGTTTGGTAACAGATTGGCTTCACTGGATTCATcctcgatatatatatatatgggaaagATACCTGATTATTTGTTGGGTAGTTGTTTTGCCTTTGTGTCTTTTTAAATACAGACAGATTGGTAACAGATTGGCTTCACTGGATGCATCCTCGTAAAGCCCAGCAGCACCACAGACCTGGGGGTCATTATCAGTATAGATGTGATTTGGGTCATTTGAGGTCAGATTTATCAGTCTGTGATGAATAGTATGAGTACCCATATCACTACACTTAATGTATTCGATCaactgtaattatataatttttgacaGCTAAGTAACATTTATGCATAGTGAGGTCTTAAAGCCTgagaacatatttaaaaattgtgtgaattgttttcttttaagcCTAGAAATATTTTATTCCTAATAAACTGTCGTGCAATAAAAGCACTATTTAGAACTTTTTGGGTACAATTCAAATGTTATGCGATAACTAAGAGGGAAAACCGCGCCGTCTAGTGCCGTGTCATTGTAATCCTCTTTTGACATGTAGAATAttgttttgtgtaatattaaatatagattattGTATGTATTCAGTCGCCCTAGTATTATTTCTCGTCAGTGTTTTAtagttataaaatgtataattgcatatTTTATACCTTGAAATGCAACATTGCCAGAGTTGTCAGTAGAAGTTTTCAATGGTTTTGTGGTCTGTGGCCGTGTTCACAAATTGGCAGCATACTTTTGAGTCTCTGATGTTCAGTATCTCGGCTCGTAAATATTTTAAAC
Encoded here:
- the LOC122147392 gene encoding protocadherin beta-16-like translates to MSVLCCFYAQRGASSTRISSWLMQPLVLCVFVMAVARGAGPLFSIPEEMTKGSLVGNIIQDLGLDVKRLKSGRARIFTEDSREYIGLNVDKGTLVVKERIDREELCAQVSPCSLHFQIILENPMELHRIDVEILDINDHAPVFTRKEINFQISELAVPGARFSLDSAYDPDVGLNTLQRYTLIPTDYFSLKEKSRSDGTKYVEMVLQSPLDRERDEELKLTLTAFDGGSPQKSGTVKISVTVIDANDNTPAFSQSVYRVSLVENAAIGTVVLTVSATDKDKGSNGDVTYSFSQSSGKDVDLFRIDENTGEVCVNDLLDFEKSKQYELNLEAMDKGGLTDNSKVLIELTDINDNAPVISVISFSSPIPEDSTPDTVIAMLNIKDIDSGKNGQFKCFVNSDLPFRIKSSSSNFYTLVTDQILDREKMSEYNITITAIDEGLPSFSTNKTLTLKISDVNDNAPVFQRQSYTAYVMENNSPGVSVLSVKAHDKDSGNNARISYFLEDILVNGVSASTFISVNAESGEILAVRSFDYEQTKEFNIRVKAQDGGSPPLSSNVSVKIMIQDQNDNAPQVLYPVQSGASVVAEIVPRSADVGYLVTKVVAVDVDSGQNAWLSYKLQKATDRALFEVGSQNGEIRTVRQVTDKDAVKQRLTVVVEDNGQPSRSATVNVNVAVADSFPEVLSEFTDFPHDKDYNDNLTFYLVLALAVVSFLFIVSIIAILSVKCYRWRRERIFYKSGANLPVIPYYPPLYADVGGTGTLKQVFNYDICGTTDSRKSDLKFVRPCSQSIISLDNDGTQTLTHIQEHEKISRNTDNQVRFEE
- the LOC109108268 gene encoding protocadherin gamma-A12-like, which produces MRKKDCHSTWPPCIILFLVHFLYGAYGQVRYSVPEEMAPGSFVGDIVKDLGLELKRLTTGKARIFTAGGREYVALDREKGLIIIKERIDRELLCAGAVSACSLSFEVILENPIELYRITIEILDVNDNSPAFPRGEITLEISESASTGARFTVDSAVDPDVGINSIQSYSVHPTDHFTLKTQSRSGSGKNVELVLQTHLDREKQDHLYLTISATDGGNPKRSGTVKIHIIVLDINDNAPVFQKDKYRISVPENTVKGVLLVTVNATDADSVSNAQIGYYFEHTTPKIRDLFSVDPSSGEIRLIGELDFEESAIHEFKIQAKDQGGLSDSSEVIVEVTDINDNSPKITLMSFSNSIPENSPLGTVVAMINIQDSDSEENGKITCFIYRDLPFKIESSLINYYSIVTDSELDRENVPEYNITITAKDSGTPSLLSKKILNVKITDVNDHAPQFEQDSYNAYVMENNSPSLSLFSVKAHDADLGANARVSYFISDNGLNGTPISSLVSINSDSGTVYATKSFDYEQLKSFAITVKAQDGGSPPLSSNVSVKIMIQDQNDNAPQVLYPVQSGASVVAEIVPRSADVGYLVTKVVAVDVDSGQNAWLSYKLQKATDRALFEVGLQNGEIRTVRQVTDKDAVKQRLTVVVEDNGQPSRSATVNVNVAVADSFPEVLSEFTDFTHDKHYNDNLTFYLVLALAVVSFLFIVSIIAILSVKCYRWRRERMFYKSGANLPVIPYYPPLYADVGGTGTLQHVYNYEVCGTTDSRKSDLKFLRPSSQSVLNFDLSDTRTVPNQNRSTEDPDVSAEVRFLCDLYSIVYSYP